A single window of Leptospira semungkisensis DNA harbors:
- the thiD gene encoding bifunctional hydroxymethylpyrimidine kinase/phosphomethylpyrimidine kinase, which yields MSKPVVLTIAGSDSGGGAGIQADLKTFNSTGSFGTSVITCLTAQNPDGVTGILEVDAGFLEKQMRAVFSYFPVKAVKTGMLFSESLIRTVSRILKEYRAKGQDFHLVVDPVMVATSGAKLLQDEAISSLIQELLPMAGIVTPNLDEAKILGSGEIQTSQEMKPEAISLSKKLGVPVLLKGGHLKHSAEALDILSFPNGESLSYSKPFVQDFNPHGTGCTYSSAIASYLGQGESISSAVGKARDFLHSAIVQSFPAGKSKTLNHNPD from the coding sequence ATGTCAAAACCGGTAGTATTAACGATCGCAGGCTCCGACTCAGGAGGAGGCGCAGGAATCCAAGCGGATCTGAAAACATTCAATAGCACGGGAAGTTTCGGTACCTCCGTGATTACCTGTCTTACTGCTCAAAATCCAGATGGAGTCACTGGCATCTTAGAAGTGGACGCAGGCTTTCTTGAAAAACAAATGCGTGCAGTCTTTTCTTATTTTCCTGTGAAAGCTGTGAAAACAGGAATGCTATTCTCAGAGAGCCTGATCCGAACGGTTTCGAGAATCCTAAAAGAGTATAGAGCGAAAGGCCAAGACTTTCATTTAGTCGTGGATCCGGTCATGGTTGCGACTAGTGGAGCCAAACTTCTACAAGACGAAGCAATCTCTTCACTCATCCAAGAATTATTGCCGATGGCTGGAATAGTTACTCCAAATCTAGATGAAGCAAAAATCCTAGGATCAGGAGAAATTCAAACTTCCCAAGAGATGAAACCAGAGGCAATATCCCTTTCTAAAAAATTAGGAGTGCCTGTCTTATTGAAAGGCGGTCATCTTAAACATTCTGCCGAGGCCTTAGATATATTAAGTTTTCCGAATGGAGAAAGTCTTTCTTATTCTAAGCCTTTTGTTCAGGATTTTAATCCTCATGGAACAGGATGCACTTATTCTTCGGCGATTGCTTCTTATCTTGGGCAAGGAGAATCTATTTCTTCTGCTGTAGGAAAGGCTAGAGATTTCTTACATTCTGCGATTGTACAATCCTTTCCCGCAGGAAAGTCTAAGACCTTGAATCACAATCCAGACTAA
- a CDS encoding MGMT family protein — translation MRSKPTKKAVQEKIPNFYEQVYKIVKKVPKGRVTSYGRIAVLAGKPRAARAVGYALNSLKKGQEQKIPWQRVINSQGKISFRGDAPRAILQKKLLESEGIKFSREETVDWDLFGWP, via the coding sequence ATGAGATCGAAGCCAACTAAGAAGGCTGTACAAGAAAAGATCCCGAACTTTTACGAACAAGTTTATAAAATCGTAAAGAAGGTGCCTAAGGGAAGAGTCACTAGTTATGGACGGATCGCAGTCTTGGCAGGTAAACCTAGAGCTGCCAGAGCGGTTGGCTATGCATTGAATTCCCTCAAGAAAGGGCAGGAGCAAAAGATCCCGTGGCAAAGAGTCATCAATAGCCAGGGAAAAATTTCCTTTAGAGGCGATGCTCCTAGAGCAATTTTACAAAAAAAACTTTTAGAATCCGAAGGAATCAAATTCTCTAGAGAAGAAACAGTCGATTGGGATCTATTCGGCTGGCCTTGA
- a CDS encoding sensor histidine kinase, giving the protein MKIIRKFGPIVGLVLAAFLLQSALIIALDFSSLDANRTTALLISLPFTTLGAVFVWVWFNEFSTNWNLSSALSKLNIKDQEYVKYLSSLDKFKSDLIATNITESVCEKILKFLPSIINTTRCKIYLWKEDLGKFSPYPNQEGEDHFYIFDPFLLWITEHDKIFYSEEFIENAKFLQIKEHALAFSAKTKADLLVPFILNKSLLGMLVLGPRSDGRRYTSSELEKLNEMRSVSVMSLSNSIFYERLIELTETLEEKVRHRTQELESAQSQLIMSEKMASLGTMVAGIAHEINTPAGVINGSADNLESNMNYIVKNVFEIVKFARNKKLRKSFEVALLHILRDRKKNQPMESKDKFRVKKEVKEEMVQIGVDPSFAGEVSSFIIENDIMEVRKYIYEVLIQGESAKSGYEMLKHASNTNRNIKNIKYSIRNIVRIVKALKYYSHLDQSKSFTNADLIEGIENTLVIMNNQLKYGVEVKKNFSPIPRVVCNPDELNQVWTNLIQNANQAIRGQGVIELSVYSSGETVTIEVQDDGPGIDSSIKDRIWDPFFTTKDQGEGSGLGLGIVKGIVEKHKGKITVDSSPGRTVFKVELPLRPPQPSNDASPMERSAV; this is encoded by the coding sequence ATGAAAATCATACGCAAATTCGGACCCATAGTAGGTCTCGTTTTAGCCGCATTCCTTTTGCAATCGGCATTAATTATCGCTTTGGATTTCAGTTCGCTGGATGCGAATCGAACCACGGCCCTTCTGATCAGCCTTCCATTCACAACCTTAGGAGCTGTTTTTGTCTGGGTCTGGTTCAATGAATTCAGCACGAATTGGAATTTATCTTCGGCTCTTTCCAAATTAAACATAAAGGACCAGGAATACGTAAAATACCTTTCTTCGTTAGATAAATTCAAGAGCGATTTGATTGCAACCAACATCACCGAAAGCGTTTGCGAGAAAATCCTGAAATTCTTGCCCAGTATCATCAATACTACCAGATGCAAGATATATCTTTGGAAAGAGGACCTTGGAAAATTCTCACCTTATCCGAACCAAGAGGGAGAGGATCATTTTTATATCTTCGATCCTTTTCTACTCTGGATCACCGAACACGATAAGATCTTTTATTCTGAGGAATTCATCGAGAATGCTAAGTTCCTCCAGATCAAAGAGCATGCACTCGCTTTCTCCGCAAAAACAAAAGCAGATCTATTAGTACCATTTATCTTAAACAAAAGCCTTTTAGGAATGCTTGTTCTAGGCCCAAGATCTGACGGACGAAGATATACTAGTTCCGAATTAGAAAAGCTGAATGAGATGCGCTCCGTTTCTGTGATGTCTTTATCCAATTCTATTTTTTATGAAAGATTAATAGAGCTAACCGAAACCTTAGAAGAGAAAGTCCGTCATAGAACACAAGAATTAGAAAGCGCACAATCCCAGTTGATCATGTCCGAGAAGATGGCTTCTTTAGGAACCATGGTTGCAGGGATCGCTCATGAGATCAATACTCCCGCCGGAGTGATCAACGGTTCTGCGGACAATCTAGAATCGAATATGAACTATATAGTGAAAAACGTATTCGAGATCGTTAAATTTGCTCGGAATAAAAAGCTACGTAAATCCTTCGAAGTTGCTCTTCTTCATATCCTGAGAGACAGAAAGAAAAATCAACCTATGGAATCCAAAGATAAGTTCCGGGTGAAAAAGGAAGTGAAAGAAGAGATGGTTCAGATCGGAGTCGATCCTTCTTTTGCCGGCGAAGTTTCTTCTTTCATTATCGAAAATGATATTATGGAAGTGCGCAAGTATATCTATGAGGTATTGATCCAGGGAGAAAGCGCTAAATCCGGATATGAAATGCTCAAGCATGCTTCTAATACGAATCGAAATATTAAGAACATCAAATATTCAATCCGGAACATCGTTCGTATCGTCAAAGCCTTGAAATACTATTCTCACTTGGATCAGAGCAAATCATTTACCAATGCCGATCTGATCGAAGGGATTGAGAATACTTTAGTGATCATGAACAACCAGTTGAAGTACGGAGTAGAAGTGAAAAAGAACTTCTCTCCGATCCCTAGAGTTGTCTGTAATCCGGATGAGTTGAATCAAGTCTGGACCAATCTGATCCAAAACGCAAACCAGGCGATACGAGGACAGGGAGTGATTGAGCTCTCAGTTTATTCTTCCGGAGAGACTGTAACTATAGAAGTCCAGGATGACGGCCCGGGGATCGATTCTTCTATCAAAGATAGGATCTGGGATCCATTCTTTACCACTAAGGACCAAGGAGAAGGATCCGGACTAGGCCTTGGGATCGTAAAAGGAATCGTAGAAAAACATAAGGGCAAGATTACTGTGGATTCTTCGCCAGGACGAACCGTCTTCAAAGTGGAATTGCCTCTAAGACCTCCACAGCCTAGCAATGACGCAAGTCCGATGGAAAGATCTGCAGTATGA
- the rsgA gene encoding ribosome small subunit-dependent GTPase A, translating to MSTSTIPVKEFFTIARVFGAFYDLYSLERGRVRAVLRGRLRNFAAKERHPFVVGDRVQAMESGGEWAIEERLPRKNELLRKSKEGDAQVLCANVDQVAVLASLKNPETKDGFLDRCLAAVHLAGVIPLIVFTKSDLVDQETVAHRASVYQNLGYEVLTVSCQTGQGLDELHSRFSSKTTYLVGNSGVGKSSLVNVLSDRELQKTSQISLSTKKGKHTTTNSNFLVLDNNIILIDSPGIKEWGILHLSKGEILDSFPELRKHKELCDISDCCDAGPGCKMLLSLNQEADITIERKKSLESMLASLENPFRITRRDHLKNESKP from the coding sequence ATGTCAACTTCCACAATTCCAGTAAAGGAGTTTTTTACGATCGCGCGGGTCTTCGGCGCGTTCTACGATTTGTATTCTCTCGAAAGAGGAAGGGTTCGAGCTGTTTTAAGAGGAAGGCTCAGAAATTTTGCCGCAAAGGAAAGGCATCCTTTCGTAGTCGGTGATCGGGTCCAAGCCATGGAATCCGGAGGTGAATGGGCCATAGAGGAGAGATTACCTCGTAAGAATGAACTTCTTCGAAAGAGCAAGGAAGGGGACGCTCAAGTTCTCTGTGCGAACGTGGATCAGGTCGCGGTCCTAGCCTCTTTGAAAAATCCGGAAACCAAGGACGGATTCTTAGATAGATGTCTTGCTGCGGTCCATCTTGCAGGAGTTATTCCTCTCATCGTATTTACGAAATCCGATTTGGTGGATCAGGAAACGGTGGCGCATAGAGCCTCCGTCTATCAAAATTTAGGTTATGAAGTCTTAACAGTTTCCTGTCAGACCGGCCAAGGTCTAGACGAATTGCATTCCAGGTTTTCGTCTAAAACTACTTACTTGGTGGGAAATTCGGGCGTAGGAAAATCTAGCTTAGTAAACGTCTTATCGGATAGAGAGTTGCAAAAGACCTCCCAAATCAGTCTTTCCACGAAGAAAGGTAAGCATACGACCACGAATTCCAATTTTTTGGTGCTCGATAATAATATAATATTAATCGACTCTCCCGGGATCAAAGAGTGGGGTATTCTCCATCTTTCCAAAGGGGAAATTTTGGATAGCTTTCCGGAATTAAGGAAGCATAAAGAGTTATGCGACATTTCCGATTGTTGTGATGCAGGGCCTGGGTGCAAAATGTTGCTTTCTTTAAACCAAGAAGCCGATATTACGATTGAAAGGAAGAAAAGCTTGGAATCTATGCTTGCCAGCTTGGAAAACCCGTTTAGAATTACACGTAGGGACCACTTAAAAAATGAAAGTAAGCCCTAA
- a CDS encoding FecR family protein — protein MLKSKNTLIIISFLSIAYLIACSPKTSSDHVKSEATDANAKIVWITGDVKIQSAEGERKAEFGQSVSPADTIITGKNGSVEIMVANSGIVKVSKDTELSVAALTSEEGANVKVNLNYGKIVTMVRKENKNSDFRVVTPTALAGVRGTTFLTSVENPSGGKPNCAEEHCDVKFAVLEGSVAVSKVGEDGEVILERNREITLKKNQKLTDKMILSLRPESVKQLKGLIVLKKNDVLEYNNLVDELKASSEELRILSQASTVEEARTQLQKREISKANADEVTKTAKEVNETKYVQQDVHKEKLKLNAKETF, from the coding sequence ATGTTAAAATCAAAGAATACCCTAATCATTATATCGTTCCTTTCGATCGCTTACCTGATTGCTTGCAGTCCTAAGACTAGCAGCGACCATGTAAAGTCGGAAGCAACCGATGCGAACGCCAAGATCGTTTGGATCACTGGCGATGTTAAAATCCAATCTGCTGAAGGAGAAAGAAAAGCCGAGTTCGGACAATCTGTTTCTCCGGCCGACACGATCATTACCGGTAAAAACGGCTCTGTAGAGATTATGGTAGCTAATAGCGGTATCGTAAAAGTTTCCAAAGACACCGAGTTATCCGTCGCTGCACTTACTAGCGAAGAAGGAGCTAACGTTAAGGTGAATCTGAACTATGGAAAGATCGTTACCATGGTTCGCAAAGAGAACAAGAACTCTGATTTCCGCGTAGTAACTCCAACAGCATTAGCTGGGGTTCGTGGAACCACCTTCTTAACCTCTGTAGAGAACCCATCCGGTGGAAAACCGAATTGTGCTGAAGAGCATTGCGACGTTAAATTCGCAGTCTTAGAAGGTTCTGTTGCTGTTTCTAAAGTGGGAGAAGACGGAGAAGTCATTCTGGAGAGAAACAGAGAGATCACTCTGAAAAAGAACCAGAAATTGACTGACAAGATGATTCTTTCTCTTCGTCCTGAGTCAGTAAAACAACTCAAAGGACTGATCGTTCTGAAAAAGAATGATGTTTTAGAATATAATAATCTTGTGGACGAACTGAAAGCTTCCAGCGAAGAGCTTCGCATTTTAAGCCAAGCTTCTACTGTTGAAGAGGCTCGCACTCAATTGCAGAAACGTGAGATCTCCAAGGCGAATGCCGATGAGGTGACCAAAACTGCGAAAGAAGTGAACGAGACTAAATACGTTCAACAAGATGTTCACAAGGAAAAACTGAAATTAAACGCGAAAGAAACCTTCTAA
- a CDS encoding LIC10124 family lipoprotein, which translates to MGTSSFRNLNLLSLIVILGSACSSVQKLDEPSKLIQEPYYKPIGEAANVFIYRESETDFRVRKSGHEIPVVAFSPIEYPKSVDNKLASYFEQEIGLIWKDIKYANARISKDAWKNKETLTDELKKKEADIIVFGTISESNSGWSFKFEIKDSVDDSKFGDFELSFKKPVSTEEVGNWTQAIFWKASDRIISLETKQTTVPVWDRKPDLSRIKEIVNSSVKGLLNVRASSSDTEILWKGKSLGSAPLLDIPVSEGIQEIQLVLKGKKPITKTIQVRAGKKNYLFHEWEEDKTLGAAKVISVPNGLSVSIDGYKQGETPFYRSNLTPGAYQLELLKENADGAYVYYEGVLDVKPDKVAELALPYTGQDLLSESEFWKPSGEIGFSAIGPKGLEFAKKKNLPNGWNGAYSLPFIPEEMDLEGYFLLPVDHKEGSVAVTFHFQGLSLGIEAGKEKVSIFQFPSDGKTLGTYKYKDVDKDVGRPFSFKADPKTKKLSLYLGQDKVWEGNLPVGGLWTISVLTRGEEFREKAPLKDLKILYKGYK; encoded by the coding sequence ATGGGGACATCTTCTTTTCGTAATCTTAATTTACTCTCCTTAATTGTAATATTAGGAAGCGCTTGTTCTTCCGTTCAGAAATTGGACGAGCCTTCTAAGCTGATACAAGAGCCTTATTACAAACCGATCGGAGAGGCTGCCAATGTGTTTATCTACCGCGAGTCCGAAACGGATTTTAGGGTTCGCAAATCGGGACATGAGATCCCTGTGGTGGCATTCAGCCCTATTGAATATCCTAAGTCTGTGGACAATAAACTGGCTTCTTACTTTGAGCAAGAAATCGGTTTGATATGGAAGGATATCAAGTATGCAAACGCAAGAATTTCCAAAGATGCTTGGAAGAACAAAGAAACTCTAACAGACGAATTAAAGAAGAAGGAAGCGGACATCATCGTATTTGGTACGATCTCCGAATCAAATTCGGGTTGGTCTTTTAAATTTGAAATCAAAGATTCAGTCGACGACTCAAAGTTTGGAGATTTCGAACTTAGCTTTAAGAAGCCGGTCTCAACGGAAGAAGTGGGCAACTGGACCCAAGCAATCTTCTGGAAGGCTTCCGATAGAATTATTTCTCTCGAAACAAAGCAAACCACAGTGCCAGTCTGGGATCGCAAACCGGATCTTTCTCGAATCAAAGAGATCGTAAATTCTTCCGTAAAAGGTCTTCTGAATGTTCGTGCGTCCTCTAGCGACACAGAGATCCTTTGGAAAGGAAAATCCTTGGGTTCCGCTCCTCTTCTGGATATTCCAGTTTCGGAAGGTATCCAAGAGATCCAGCTCGTTCTAAAAGGCAAGAAGCCGATCACTAAGACAATTCAAGTCCGAGCAGGAAAGAAAAATTATTTATTCCATGAGTGGGAAGAAGACAAAACTCTCGGCGCTGCGAAAGTGATCAGTGTGCCGAACGGATTGTCGGTTTCTATAGATGGATACAAACAAGGAGAAACTCCCTTCTACCGAAGCAATCTGACTCCAGGTGCATATCAATTAGAACTTCTAAAAGAAAATGCGGACGGAGCTTATGTGTATTATGAAGGAGTCTTGGATGTAAAACCGGACAAGGTCGCAGAACTTGCTCTTCCTTATACTGGTCAAGATCTTCTCTCCGAATCTGAGTTTTGGAAACCATCTGGCGAAATTGGCTTCTCTGCTATCGGTCCGAAAGGATTGGAATTCGCAAAAAAGAAAAATCTTCCGAATGGATGGAATGGCGCTTATTCTTTGCCTTTCATTCCTGAAGAAATGGATCTAGAAGGATACTTTCTTCTTCCTGTAGATCATAAAGAGGGTTCTGTTGCAGTGACCTTTCATTTCCAGGGACTCTCTCTGGGAATAGAAGCCGGTAAGGAAAAAGTCTCCATCTTTCAATTTCCTTCCGACGGAAAAACATTAGGAACTTATAAATACAAAGACGTGGATAAGGATGTGGGCCGTCCCTTCTCCTTTAAAGCCGATCCGAAAACGAAAAAACTCTCTCTCTATCTCGGCCAAGACAAGGTCTGGGAAGGAAATCTTCCTGTAGGAGGACTCTGGACAATTTCCGTATTAACTCGAGGAGAAGAGTTCAGAGAAAAAGCTCCATTGAAAGATTTAAAGATTCTTTATAAAGGATACAAGTGA
- a CDS encoding tetratricopeptide repeat protein, which yields MNRKLIYLISFLFVILFGINCASKDFRKSNAQDAILEKDIISRQKLKQASKLINEGNSAFQKEKFELALSKGKDAVNTYPTAEGYYLIGSSQYRLGKPEEAIGSLKKGTELDPENEQILLTLGIIYTSQGANNEAIDAYSKLEKLPKVDGSSYTFKKAVLLKTIGKYADAYSSLKSIPEDKFKFKAQLYMQLGDTAVQLKEYEAAESYFEKARNVDPELASAKQSASATKVASSLEKGNAALKAKNYKEAVQHFTFATQLDPKNPSPYVFLGNAKILSGDSDGAIKAFETSLKLKADYWEGYSGLASAYSKSGNHPKAIAVLEKAIPFFPKNAAIYNQIGLNQKSLGENAKAMVSFTKARELDPNYKEPVLNLVYLLASENRYKTARNELEKLKQDDEIKKVQVFLDVSELINEGDLRLRKGDTKSAKASFDKAKAKDSDDPSVYTAYGRLYQISGDSKQSEQNYLKALTLQKGNLLALQGLIRLYSAQKNQTKVNQYTKELEAVTGNDPISGIIIARTYEDKKEFEKAENVYKGLLKKYPDNESVHFRLAYLYYKIALEENEKANYDSATSWLAKAEKLTKDLPEIAEARQTIEQNRKFAEVVPTIQKANRFFDSKAYEKALPLYQSAYDKTKKLTLYIKMAECYLAMGMEEKGIHLLENSPDASKNLAAQEAINAFLLRKGEIENAEKGFHKILEKKPDSYYSHYQLGIISLQKKNYDSAIESFNRSWLLNSEFTASRIGKGIAFYNQGKGKEAKEEFESAMKADTENELAPYNIGIVLFNDNLLDQSVNIFKDIIKKNPDFPDAYFQLSYIYFKKGDLEAADAEIVKAIDLERDEKFLHARIRILSELRLKNPSNPDYKRLSLELGRELAEKYPNSPYSSTAEKLVLSDSDTPVIVQPFPNRGSLVGVPVIVNDLLLMNYGSSIEALDKNRAIRLWRITSGKPFKNVLADRRVYAFTDKTLEVRDQNSGSVFNTINLTGTFKKAAVAGDRILVETESAGKRTLTSYSDAFEESKSFSLDSKTWSASKKGQIFLVSSGQKEDKILYTDSKFSRDPEQAWTGKTDPKLLGGTDEGAFYRTDKEILYVSANGKVTKSDLKDRSASLFSVRGNSLWFTGSDKVYRIDAGSSSVAELKIEDKSVEGLLPGKKKDVIVLYKDNTAVRYGEKGEVVWTYKLAQDNDNVYSLLYH from the coding sequence ATGAATCGCAAGCTAATCTATCTTATCTCATTTTTATTCGTAATTCTTTTTGGGATCAACTGTGCTTCTAAGGATTTTCGCAAATCCAACGCGCAGGATGCAATCTTAGAAAAGGATATAATTTCACGCCAAAAACTGAAGCAAGCATCTAAGCTCATCAATGAAGGAAACTCTGCCTTCCAAAAGGAAAAATTCGAGTTAGCCTTATCTAAAGGAAAAGATGCGGTAAACACGTATCCAACTGCAGAAGGATATTATTTGATCGGTTCTTCGCAATATCGTTTAGGCAAACCGGAAGAAGCGATTGGTTCTCTTAAAAAGGGAACAGAACTCGATCCTGAGAACGAGCAAATCCTCCTAACACTGGGAATTATTTATACTTCGCAGGGAGCGAACAACGAAGCGATCGATGCGTACTCTAAATTAGAAAAGCTCCCCAAGGTAGATGGATCTTCTTATACATTTAAGAAGGCTGTATTACTCAAGACGATTGGTAAATACGCAGATGCCTATTCTTCTTTAAAATCGATCCCGGAAGATAAGTTCAAATTCAAAGCCCAGCTTTATATGCAATTAGGGGACACTGCAGTCCAGCTGAAAGAATATGAAGCCGCAGAATCTTATTTCGAAAAGGCTAGAAATGTCGATCCTGAGCTAGCTTCTGCAAAACAATCCGCTTCTGCGACTAAGGTTGCTTCTTCATTAGAAAAAGGGAATGCTGCTTTGAAGGCAAAGAATTACAAAGAGGCAGTTCAACATTTTACCTTTGCGACTCAATTGGATCCAAAGAATCCTTCTCCGTATGTCTTTTTAGGGAACGCTAAAATTTTATCCGGAGACAGTGACGGAGCTATCAAAGCATTTGAAACTTCCCTTAAGCTCAAGGCGGATTATTGGGAAGGCTATTCTGGATTAGCCTCAGCTTACAGCAAGTCAGGAAATCATCCTAAAGCGATCGCAGTTTTAGAAAAAGCGATCCCATTCTTTCCTAAAAATGCGGCGATCTACAACCAGATCGGTTTGAACCAAAAGTCTTTGGGAGAAAATGCAAAGGCAATGGTTTCCTTTACAAAGGCGAGGGAATTGGATCCGAATTATAAAGAGCCTGTTTTGAATCTAGTATATCTTCTTGCCTCCGAGAATCGATACAAGACTGCCAGAAATGAATTAGAAAAACTGAAACAAGATGACGAGATAAAAAAAGTCCAAGTCTTCTTGGATGTTTCAGAACTAATCAATGAAGGAGATTTACGTCTTCGTAAAGGAGATACTAAATCAGCCAAGGCGTCTTTTGATAAGGCAAAAGCTAAGGACAGTGATGACCCAAGCGTTTATACTGCGTACGGACGTTTGTATCAGATCTCCGGCGATTCTAAGCAATCGGAACAGAACTATTTAAAGGCTCTTACTTTGCAAAAAGGGAATCTTCTCGCTTTGCAAGGACTGATCCGTCTGTATTCCGCACAGAAAAACCAAACTAAAGTGAATCAATATACCAAAGAACTCGAGGCAGTTACCGGCAATGATCCTATTTCTGGAATTATAATCGCAAGAACCTACGAGGACAAAAAGGAATTTGAAAAGGCGGAGAATGTTTATAAAGGCTTACTCAAAAAGTATCCTGATAACGAGTCCGTACATTTCAGATTGGCTTATCTCTACTATAAGATCGCGTTAGAAGAGAATGAAAAGGCAAATTATGATTCTGCTACTTCCTGGTTGGCCAAAGCAGAAAAACTAACAAAGGATCTACCAGAAATAGCGGAAGCTAGACAAACCATCGAGCAAAACCGAAAGTTTGCAGAGGTGGTCCCTACGATCCAGAAGGCAAACAGGTTCTTTGATTCAAAGGCGTATGAAAAGGCTCTTCCGCTATATCAATCCGCGTATGATAAAACGAAAAAGCTGACCTTATACATTAAGATGGCTGAATGTTATCTCGCTATGGGAATGGAGGAGAAGGGAATCCATTTATTGGAAAACTCTCCTGATGCTTCCAAAAATCTAGCGGCTCAGGAAGCGATCAATGCGTTCCTCTTAAGAAAGGGTGAGATAGAGAATGCAGAGAAGGGCTTCCATAAGATCCTAGAAAAGAAGCCTGATTCGTATTATAGTCATTATCAGTTGGGAATTATCTCTCTTCAGAAGAAAAACTATGACTCTGCAATCGAATCCTTTAATCGCTCATGGCTATTGAATTCCGAGTTCACTGCCTCCAGAATAGGAAAAGGAATCGCATTCTATAACCAAGGCAAGGGCAAAGAAGCAAAAGAAGAATTTGAAAGTGCAATGAAGGCGGATACGGAAAATGAGCTGGCTCCGTATAATATCGGAATTGTGCTCTTTAACGATAATCTTTTGGATCAGTCTGTAAACATATTCAAGGACATCATTAAAAAGAATCCTGACTTCCCGGATGCGTACTTTCAACTTTCTTATATTTACTTTAAGAAAGGAGACTTGGAAGCAGCGGATGCGGAGATCGTGAAAGCGATCGATTTAGAAAGGGATGAAAAGTTCTTACACGCAAGGATCCGTATTTTATCCGAGCTTAGACTTAAGAACCCGAGCAACCCTGATTACAAACGTCTGTCTTTAGAATTAGGAAGAGAGCTTGCGGAGAAGTATCCGAATTCTCCTTATTCCAGCACTGCTGAGAAGCTGGTTCTTTCCGATTCAGATACTCCGGTTATCGTACAACCTTTCCCGAACAGAGGATCTCTAGTAGGAGTTCCAGTTATCGTAAACGATTTGCTTCTGATGAATTATGGATCTTCTATCGAAGCGTTGGACAAGAATAGAGCCATTCGACTTTGGAGGATCACTAGCGGGAAGCCTTTCAAAAATGTCTTAGCAGATCGTAGAGTTTATGCATTTACAGATAAGACTCTAGAGGTACGAGATCAAAACTCAGGATCCGTTTTCAACACGATCAATCTAACAGGAACATTTAAGAAAGCTGCAGTTGCAGGAGATCGTATCTTGGTAGAAACAGAATCGGCTGGCAAAAGAACTTTGACTAGCTATTCGGATGCTTTCGAAGAAAGTAAATCTTTCTCCTTGGATTCAAAGACTTGGTCCGCTTCTAAGAAAGGTCAGATCTTCTTGGTATCTTCCGGACAGAAGGAAGATAAGATCTTATATACCGATTCTAAGTTCTCAAGAGATCCAGAGCAAGCTTGGACCGGCAAAACCGATCCGAAATTACTAGGGGGAACTGACGAAGGTGCTTTCTATAGAACTGATAAGGAGATCCTTTACGTTTCCGCAAATGGTAAAGTCACCAAGTCGGATCTTAAGGATAGGTCTGCATCTCTCTTTAGTGTTCGAGGAAACTCTCTTTGGTTTACCGGAAGTGATAAAGTCTATAGGATCGACGCAGGTTCTTCTTCGGTTGCGGAACTCAAGATCGAAGATAAATCTGTAGAAGGTCTTTTGCCTGGTAAGAAGAAGGATGTGATAGTATTATATAAAGATAATACTGCAGTTAGGTATGGAGAAAAGGGAGAAGTAGTCTGGACCTATAAACTGGCCCAGGATAACGACAACGTTTACTCCCTACTCTATCATTGA